AAAACCTTCATATTGTTAAAAGATTACTCACAATATCAAATTTTATTAACTAACCTCTTCCTTTTTGATGCTACTgatatcatcatcttcatcttcatcaagTTCCTGTTTGGAGCTTTCTAGatctgctttttcattatcatcattctcatcttcctttttctcttcctctacctccttatttccttcaacCTCTTCCTTATGCTCCATTTCAGTCATGATttcacctgcaacacacacaaaatactaaATTAATATCCACAACACAGTAAAGAGTACAAGCCACTAAAAAATTATCAGAGTAACAATTGATTTGACCTaacagaaattaataataaggcACATACTCACCTTGGAGAGCAGTGAGACCTTTGTCAACCTCCTCCCACAACTTGTCTTGGTCAGGTTCCTCCTCTAGATCAACTTCACCCTCTCCATCTTCCCCACTTGCACCCTCTTCATCCTGAAATAATACCAATACACTAAACAATCAACATTATTCTaacattccttccttactcaaacacaataaaataatCATGAAAATCAGAGAACGGCATCAAAGTTTGGCAGCTTTAATAAAAGATGTGCATTGAGAGAAGTAGGAGCTTTATTATCTGTCCTATGTTGCATGCCTTACTTGGGGAAGATTAGGGTGATGGTCCCTGTAGTGGGAGAGGTGACTGAAGGAGCGGCAGTGGCGCTGAACAGCACGAGATCCCAATGAAGAGTCTGCCCGGATGATTTTGTAGCACAAGCTGCAGTAATATGCCTCAATACGACGCACATACTCTGTTCCTGTGGGCAGATTGAGTGATACTCCTTTAACTAACTTTCTGGGGAACTGTTTCAAAATCAAATACTATAATTGTGCTTCCACTCCAATAAGCCATGCCATCATCAAGCACAACACTATTTAATACTCACTTATATAAGATCACACATACTAACCCAATGGTTGgtgaccttcctcttcttcatcttcatgctGTTCCTTGTCCCACTCTGTCTCCAGcatatcctcatcctcctcctcctcatcttctctgtGTGCTGACTTGTTCCCTATCTCCTtggtttcctttcccctcctagTGGGAGTTGATTTCTCAGCATTGCTCTGCCCTGAAATGCTATCAAGGTCATCATCTTCAGCTCCTGTCACCTCCTTGTCCTGGGGTTCTGCTGCATCCACGCCTCCCGTGATCTCCTCGTGCTCCGAGCCTCCACCCTCCTCATCTGAAGCAGTGCCTTGTAGTTAGAAAGCAATACAAGATAgttaaaatgtaaataatggtGAACATAGCATGATCCAACATCTTCCAGCTGCCCTTGAGGTGGGTTGCTACTGCCCTTAAACAGTCATAAACATCAactaaggaagataaagagtagGGATCATTATTGAGACATACTAAAATAATAGCATCAGACAGTACCCTCACCATCTTCTCCAACAGAATCCAAGGTCATGAAGTTGGCAAGATCAAGGTcgccaccctcctcttcctgtgcACGTTCATCGGGGCGCCTGTTGCCTCCCTGGTCAATAGTAGCAGTGCGCACCTGAGGACAGTGCAATGGGTACTCACAAGATGCACATACAccacaaggaaataaaaggccTTGCCTTGATCATGATTGCCTTTCAGATTTATTTACCTAACAAGATATAACCAACTTGGCAAGATTTCATGTGAAAGATTATGTAAGTTTGTAATATTAGATTTCCAagactatatttttttcagatttagTATAACTATTAGAGGCAAAGAAATaaaggggatgagggatattccctgaTGATAAATTTGTATTCTTTAGAGAGAGACAGGTTGATGGGACCTGATAGAAATATTTTAAGTGCTATAgaggttataacaaagggggACATAGCCAAGTTCTTAAAATCAGTAACCAGGATTGAGCCAGAAAATGAGTTCAAGATTGAAAAACTTAGGtttaagagagaaatgagaaggaactGGTTCCATAATAGaagttgatgaatggaatgtaCTCAGTAGTTAGGTTGTTAGTTAGTGCTAAGTCAATAAGGAACTTTAAAACAAGATTAGACAGATACATGGTTAAGGATGATAGTggaaatagataggtaggtatggTATGTTCATTCATGAACTGCTTTGTGTAGGCCTAatagcctcttgcagcttccctctttttttttcttacaagaGACAAGCCATAAAAAATAGACAACACCAGGAGATAACACGTAAAAACcaaatgatgaaaaatggtacaaaaaaaaagagacatacCCTCAGGTGGTTGATGGAAGCCACGTGACGCTCATACTCCATTCGAGTTGGGAAGGTGATGCGACACAATCCACAGCGAGGGTGTAGGTAGTGGCGCTGCATCTGTCAGGGAGCGAATAATGTagtcacttccttcttcctctctcattacaGCATGTAACATTCTGTCCCTTGCATTTTATTGGTATTACCATTCATTATGCAGTCATCTACCTGTGTGTAGCTATATATTTCAGGCTAGTATTCCCCCAAAAAAGTGtcttcccctacacacacacacacacacacacacacacacacacacacacacacacacacacacacacacacacacacacacacacaacacggcccggtagctcagtggttagagcgctggcttcacaagccagaggactggggttcgattccccggccgggtggagatatttgggtgtgtctcctttcacgtagccctgttcacctagcagtgagtaggtacaggatgtaaattgaggagttgtgaccttgttgtcccggtgtgtggtgtgtgcctggtctcaggcctatcccaagatcggaaataatgagctctgagctcgttccgtagggtaacgtctggctatctcatcagagactgcagcagatcaaacagtgaattacacacacacacacacacacacactgtgaacTATAACTTGTAACCACATTTGTGACCAACCCTGTGTAACTTGCTCCTGTTGTGTTGGTTGATGCCTTCACTGGTGTTGCTGCCCAAACACTTGAATGCCAGTTTGCATGCATTGCAGAACCTGAGGAATGCAACTATCATCATCAAAAGGAATTCTACTTTATGTACTAAATTACACTTTACTCTCATGTCTTTGTATATCCTTATTCATTATCAAGTTTTGGTATTGCTGtataaatcaatcagtcagctCACAGCCCTGCACTTCTTCAGGATGATCCCACAAGGTTTTGGCACAGCACATCACATCTCTCCACATTACTCTTCTGTTACACCTATCACCTGTATGTCTTACATCAATGCATCCATAAACTTTCTATCtggtctttctccttcttgccAGTTACATCTTTCCCATTTATTCCTTATCTATTCTCCACATATAGTGAAACAATGTAAatgtcttctctttctgcctaaTTCCAAAAAACAACCTTAAATGTGTTGCCTCACAAGTATGCTTATATTCTAATTTTCTGGTCTCATAATCATTCAACTTGAACATGGAAAATATTCAATACTACTACAGGTACTTCCTGATATACGATTGACTTATGTTCAATGTTCAAATGCAATTTTTCTCTTGTAGCTAATTTAAGATTAAACTGGATAAACAGCAAAATGTTCCAGGACCTGTATATACATGCCCCTGTCTTTTAAAAAGGCAATTTTTTCTTACTGACATACCTGGACACTACAGTGTTAAATTCTTCAGGgttctcctccctccacttgTTTTCAATGTCCCTCTGCTCCTGCCTCTGCTGTACACGTATCTTGCGCAGAACAACAGTGTGCTTCCTTGCAAGTCTCTGAAGCCGTGACTTGTGGTAGTCACTTATCAAGTGCATCTTGTATTCCTGCAGGGAAGCATTTTCACTTTAAGATATTTACATTTGAAAAAGAATCATTACAAAATATTCATTGACTATAACAATGCAACAttaatatcaatattttttattcttacattATATCTATCTTTGGGGGGTGATTGGAGTGCATGCGTCTAGGCTAAGCTAGTCTTAAGCCCCTTACAGCCTCTGCCTCCTAACTGCTTGCATGCTACCTTCCCGCGGTCCCccccgctgttttcatgctgtctgctcttctgaacttgctaactgcatgccttcccccctcctgcggcctcgctgcacaagactctctacttcttctcatccctattctgtccatcttcctaatgcaagagttaaccagtatcttcactccttcattccctacactggtaaactctggaactctctacctgtgtctgtatttccacctgcctatgacttaaactctttcaaaagaggagtgtcaagacacctcttacgttaactggaccctccttttagatttttttgttttttctctttctactttcctcttaacagggcctggcaaccagcgggattttttttttttccaacactttgttttcccttggccagtgcccttgtaatgtaaaaaaaaaaaaaaaaaaaaaaaaagtgaccgaGTGGTCTGACGGTATATTCAGACTCCCTCCCCCTGCTGCCTTGTAGGGTACGCCTTTTTAGGCAAAggctaggagaaggaaaacttcaaatccAAACCCCCTGTTGCCTTGTAGGGTGTGCCTCTTCAGGCAAAggctaggagaaggaagactccAAAATCAAACCAACAAGACCCCAACGACGGAGCTATCCAGCGCCGGCGGAAGAGGGCAGCGCCTGGCGGGCAGGCGACAAGGCGGGCCTTGACACATCAAGAACTCGGCAGCCCGATGCAACCAACATCGGAGAAGCTGCCTGTCTCATCTGTCTTGAGCCGCGGTGGAAACGATGTGggccaagtgtgtgtgcgtggccgtCGCGCAGCCACGACCACCCAAAACAATATACTCAGCGACTGGCATTCTgtcgtttcctccacctctctctatcttcctcatcatcatcatcgccaccaccatcatcatcatcatcaccaccaccaccaagtcctGAGGCGACAGTACCATGGGTGAAGGGGGCAGGCCTGGAAAGATGGAAGCCCCTAGCCCGCGACTGCACTCAGGCGGCGGGTCAAAGATGGTCGCTCTCTGGTGACGGTGCCGTGACACCAGAGTTCGGCAGACAGACTCGGACTTAACAGtcacatcaaacacaaacatcCACCCCAAAGATAGGAGACGTTTGACTAATGAGAGGACCCAGTACTCGGACACGAGTGGGAGCCGACGACGATATCTATCCACAACAGAATTATTACTCATTTGCTCTATAACTTTTAAGTTTATCAAACCAATacgacttatttattttcttttatgcaatAGGGACACTGGCCTAAGGtaacaaaattacaaaaaaaaaaaaatgctaacttAGGTGAAACACACGTCAAAAGCATTTTCAAAAATTATTGAACAAGTATCTTGAAGCcccacaattttttttagttaaagtGATTAGAAGGATGAAATACACAAGTAGAAGGGTATGGTACCTGATATACTATGGAACTGACCTTGAAAGTGATGGACTTCTGGTTGGGACAGTGCGGGCACCTGAGCTCCACAAACAGTCTGCCAGCCACTCGCCTCACATGGCCGTCACTGTTCACCGCCCGCTCCCCGTCAGCTCTTATGGTCACCTGCACTCCACTGGGTCCTGACTCGCCTTCCATGCCTTCAGCCATGTTCCGGTGACCTCGCTCCTCCTCTAAGCCAGAAGTGtggcgctctctctccctcgggtGTTCCATGCCCTCCAGGCCATCATCTTCCATCAACTCAAGGTCACGGTGAGAATCTCGTTCCCCACCATTGGGATCTACTTTGTCCATTCTGACAATTAGTAGCACCACAAATTAATTCCTTGCCGTACTTGGGTCACACACTAAGGGGGACTAAGCTCTCTACATCACACTCTGCTCGCTTGTTattatctcttgttttgttatggGATGGGGGGAGCATGAATcaagttatttttcattatttgtgcATGTGCAtaagtgtacacacacacacacacacacacacacacacacacacacacacacacacacacacacacacacacacacacacaccttttatgGTACAAATTGTAAGCAGTATAAGTAAGTGTCTAAAATACCATTGTTCAAACCATTCCCTGCATttctaaaaagaaaatttgataaTTTCCTAAGTATAACCATAATGGGTGTTTCTCAACTTATGAGCTTCTTAGTTAatgttttccttaaatttcaaaGATACCTACATCACTATGATGACTGAAAAGTAACAATTCAGTCTGAAAAAAATGATTTATTTCCTTAACTAAACCAGTTCAACATAGGGAATGTTTCCTTTGATAAACtgcccttccttcacttactaaTTACCTGCCTACCAAGTTTCCATCTACAAAATTTCATAAAACT
This Portunus trituberculatus isolate SZX2019 chromosome 13, ASM1759143v1, whole genome shotgun sequence DNA region includes the following protein-coding sequences:
- the LOC123503087 gene encoding uncharacterized protein LOC123503087 isoform X5 — encoded protein: MSSRPHGRGMRGGHHQHQHQHQHQHQHHGYGHRGGQWMHKGGNRGNRSDYHHQHNHGGGRSPRPGMRHADPEKLLASLGPDAQLALTTAIINSVLKTSEDKDPRGGFRDNREPNYRNRDNRREGRGGYYKEEMRPRRPYGEPRRYDSRWHNEEGRGHHFEREKVNAGPPRHQYGNRYPPGTTKRRLSPQMHPGPTYKRQRMDKVDPNGGERDSHRDLELMEDDGLEGMEHPRERERHTSGLEEERGHRNMAEGMEGESGPSGVQVTIRADGERAVNSDGHVRRVAGRLFVELRCPHCPNQKSITFKEYKMHLISDYHKSRLQRLARKHTVVLRKIRVQQRQEQRDIENKWREENPEEFNTVVSRFCNACKLAFKCLGSNTSEGINQHNRSKLHRMQRHYLHPRCGLCRITFPTRMEYERHVASINHLRVRTATIDQGGNRRPDERAQEEEGGDLDLANFMTLDSVGEDGEGTASDEEGGGSEHEEITGGVDAAEPQDKEVTGAEDDDLDSISGQSNAEKSTPTRRGKETKEIGNKSAHREDEEEEDEDMLETEWDKEQHEDEEEEGHQPLGTEYVRRIEAYYCSLCYKIIRADSSLGSRAVQRHCRSFSHLSHYRDHHPNLPQDEEGASGEDGEGEVDLEEEPDQDKLWEEVDKGLTALQGEIMTEMEHKEEVEGNKEVEEEKKEDENDDNEKADLESSKQELDEDEDDDISSIKKEEV
- the LOC123503087 gene encoding uncharacterized protein LOC123503087 isoform X4 — its product is MSSRPHGRGMRGGHHQHQHQHQHQHQHHGYGHRGGQWMHKGGNRGNRSDYHHQHNHGGGRSPRPGMRHADPEKLLASLGPDAQLALTTAIINSVLKTSEDKDPRGGFRDNREPNYRNRDNRREGRGGYYKEEMRPRRPYGEPRRYDSRWHNEEGRGHHFEREKVNAGPPRHQYGNRYPPGTTKRRLSPQMHPGPTYKRQRMDKVDPNGGERDSHRDLELMEDDGLEGMEHPRERERHTSGLEEERGHRNMAEGMEGESGPSGVQVTIRADGERAVNSDGHVRRVAGRLFVELRCPHCPNQKSITFKEYKMHLISDYHKSRLQRLARKHTVVLRKIRVQQRQEQRDIENKWREENPEEFNTVVSRFCNACKLAFKCLGSNTSEGINQHNRSKLHRMQRHYLHPRCGLCRITFPTRMEYERHVASINHLRVRTATIDQGGNRRPDERAQEEEGGDLDLANFMTLDSVGEDDEEGGGSEHEEITGGVDAAEPQDKEVTGAEDDDLDSISGQSNAEKSTPTRRGKETKEIGNKSAHREDEEEEDEDMLETEWDKEQHEDEEEEGHQPLGTEYVRRIEAYYCSLCYKIIRADSSLGSRAVQRHCRSFSHLSHYRDHHPNLPQDEEGASGEDGEGEVDLEEEPDQDKLWEEVDKGLTALQGEIMTEMEHKEEVEGNKEVEEEKKEDENDDNEKADLESSKQELDEDEDDDISSIKKEEAHVDGVGDTNRDAKNGEDWEEVGEDFSV
- the LOC123503087 gene encoding uncharacterized protein LOC123503087 isoform X2, which produces MSSRPHGRGMRGGHHQHQHQHQHQHQHHGYGHRGGQWMHKGGNRGNRSDYHHQHNHGGGRSPRPGMRHADPEKLLASLGPDAQLALTTAIINSVLKTSEDKDPRGGFRDNREPNYRNRDNRREGRGGYYKEEMRPRRPYGEPRRYDSRWHNEEGRGHHFEREKVNAGPPRHQYGNRYPPGTTKRRLSPQMHPGPTYKRQRMDKVDPNGGERDSHRDLELMEDDGLEGMEHPRERERHTSGLEEERGHRNMAEGMEGESGPSGVQVTIRADGERAVNSDGHVRRVAGRLFVELRCPHCPNQKSITFKEYKMHLISDYHKSRLQRLARKHTVVLRKIRVQQRQEQRDIENKWREENPEEFNTVVSRFCNACKLAFKCLGSNTSEGINQHNRSKLHRMQRHYLHPRCGLCRITFPTRMEYERHVASINHLRVRTATIDQGGNRRPDERAQEEEGGDLDLANFMTLDSVGEDGTASDEEGGGSEHEEITGGVDAAEPQDKEVTGAEDDDLDSISGQSNAEKSTPTRRGKETKEIGNKSAHREDEEEEDEDMLETEWDKEQHEDEEEEGHQPLGTEYVRRIEAYYCSLCYKIIRADSSLGSRAVQRHCRSFSHLSHYRDHHPNLPQDEEGASGEDGEGEVDLEEEPDQDKLWEEVDKGLTALQGEIMTEMEHKEEVEGNKEVEEEKKEDENDDNEKADLESSKQELDEDEDDDISSIKKEEAHVDGVGDTNRDAKNGEDWEEVGEDFSV
- the LOC123503087 gene encoding uncharacterized protein LOC123503087 isoform X1 — encoded protein: MSSRPHGRGMRGGHHQHQHQHQHQHQHHGYGHRGGQWMHKGGNRGNRSDYHHQHNHGGGRSPRPGMRHADPEKLLASLGPDAQLALTTAIINSVLKTSEDKDPRGGFRDNREPNYRNRDNRREGRGGYYKEEMRPRRPYGEPRRYDSRWHNEEGRGHHFEREKVNAGPPRHQYGNRYPPGTTKRRLSPQMHPGPTYKRQRMDKVDPNGGERDSHRDLELMEDDGLEGMEHPRERERHTSGLEEERGHRNMAEGMEGESGPSGVQVTIRADGERAVNSDGHVRRVAGRLFVELRCPHCPNQKSITFKEYKMHLISDYHKSRLQRLARKHTVVLRKIRVQQRQEQRDIENKWREENPEEFNTVVSRFCNACKLAFKCLGSNTSEGINQHNRSKLHRMQRHYLHPRCGLCRITFPTRMEYERHVASINHLRVRTATIDQGGNRRPDERAQEEEGGDLDLANFMTLDSVGEDGEGTASDEEGGGSEHEEITGGVDAAEPQDKEVTGAEDDDLDSISGQSNAEKSTPTRRGKETKEIGNKSAHREDEEEEDEDMLETEWDKEQHEDEEEEGHQPLGTEYVRRIEAYYCSLCYKIIRADSSLGSRAVQRHCRSFSHLSHYRDHHPNLPQDEEGASGEDGEGEVDLEEEPDQDKLWEEVDKGLTALQGEIMTEMEHKEEVEGNKEVEEEKKEDENDDNEKADLESSKQELDEDEDDDISSIKKEEAHVDGVGDTNRDAKNGEDWEEVGEDFSV
- the LOC123503087 gene encoding uncharacterized protein LOC123503087 isoform X3; translation: MSSRPHGRGMRGGHHQHQHQHQHQHQHHGYGHRGGQWMHKGGNRGNRSDYHHQHNHGGGRSPRPGMRHADPEKLLASLGPDAQLALTTAIINSVLKTSEDKDPRGGFRDNREPNYRNRDNRREGRGGYYKEEMRPRRPYGEPRRYDSRWHNEEGRGHHFEREKVNAGPPRHQYGNRYPPGTTKRRLSPQMHPGPTYKRQRMDKVDPNGGERDSHRDLELMEDDGLEGMEHPRERERHTSGLEEERGHRNMAEGMEGESGPSGVQVTIRADGERAVNSDGHVRRVAGRLFVELRCPHCPNQKSITFKEYKMHLISDYHKSRLQRLARKHTVVLRKIRVQQRQEQRDIENKWREENPEEFNTVVSRFCNACKLAFKCLGSNTSEGINQHNRSKLHRMQRHYLHPRCGLCRITFPTRMEYERHVASINHLRVRTATIDQGGNRRPDERAQEEEGGDLDLANFMTLDSVGEDGEDEEGGGSEHEEITGGVDAAEPQDKEVTGAEDDDLDSISGQSNAEKSTPTRRGKETKEIGNKSAHREDEEEEDEDMLETEWDKEQHEDEEEEGHQPLGTEYVRRIEAYYCSLCYKIIRADSSLGSRAVQRHCRSFSHLSHYRDHHPNLPQDEEGASGEDGEGEVDLEEEPDQDKLWEEVDKGLTALQGEIMTEMEHKEEVEGNKEVEEEKKEDENDDNEKADLESSKQELDEDEDDDISSIKKEEAHVDGVGDTNRDAKNGEDWEEVGEDFSV